The proteins below come from a single Magallana gigas chromosome 10, xbMagGiga1.1, whole genome shotgun sequence genomic window:
- the LOC136272015 gene encoding uncharacterized protein, with translation MSSSQYRLHTCRCDSFTCTEHTEFICVTCPSEKCALCFQCKESHVNDLKTIDHKIVTYRSKFEYTPTQENCARHFGSVYERYCTSCELPVCFKCTEHENHMLVDIQKQYETKRQQYEESIDSIRREILYSERFLLSDIKDDIKRCQTTFSLYRSKMLIKAQRVKDYKLSGFPLKHRCLGQKKKIINNLADIQTYEYNVEQSSPVKFLSSVKELCPLFKQCKPHLAYCSQLYVTKCLIDKDVIDFLSMVQKRVIRKVKNERLLKLMPDETMTVTCVLNCRHISFVTSDQFWISDTKCNLSLTNKKGDILCELTDVCSGVGFHTVNDENELLYIDTRNNIKKLSTDLKAPTIFMQTSDRTWVLLCVYWSSLTEELLVGMRGHLKDTFKVTRYNQDGQLKNTIQFNDTEQKLCQYPRFLTVNNNLDVVVSGPGAVLVTDHGGRHRFSYTGHPSASAFFPQGLCTDALSHILVCETKTHTVQLIDVDGKFLFHLLIRPSGIFYPYNLRYDAKTHRLWVMSFNKIYVYRYLTQKDILADHNSDNTNGTNAHNQIQVSSTVKPQEEKGSLNVFKPPKLHHTFSVDGADRCIHISFVKPENAWISDHKHNIFFTNSKGDNLHHVKRIRRNHGIHTVNNDNELIYIDDENNIKKLLKDKKATVIFLTKNSTLRLLCIYWSQATDSLLVGMGHKLPRYQQRKANMQDSQGLKIYRKSDSLVCNNVTRYNKTGEEIQIIQYDYRGQEMYRKPLYITENNNGDVVVSDNKEAIVVTDRGGNYRFTYTGHPSGSELYPRGVTVVDIRLNRQE, from the exons ATGTCAAGCTCTCAATATagactacatacatgtaggtgtgaTTCTTTTACATGCACTGAACACACTGAGTTTATCTGTGTAACATGTCCATCTGAAAAATGCGCTCTTTGTTTTCAATGCAAAGAGAGCCATGTAAACGATCTCAAAACGatagaccataaaattgtaactTACCGGAGTAAATTTGAATATACCCCAACACAAGAAAACTGTGCAAGACATTTCGGCAGTGTTTATGAAAGGTACTGTACATCTTGTGAACTCCCCGTCTGTTTCAAATGTACCGAACATGAAAACCATATGCTAGTTGacatacaaaaacaatatgaaacAAAGCGACAACAATATGAAGAAAGCATTGACAGCATCAGAAGAGAAATTCTCTATTCCGAACGTTTTCTTTTATCAGATATAAAAGATGATATCAAAAGATGCCAGACGACGTTTTCTCTGTATCGATCAAAGATGTTAATTAAGGCCCAGAGGGTAAAGGACTATAAGTTATCTGGTTTTCCCTTGAAACACAGGTGTCttggtcagaaaaaaaaaattatcaataatctTGCAGACATACAGACATATGAATACAATGTGGAACAATCGTCACCAGTGAAATTCCTGTCTTCGGTCAAAGAATTATGTCCTCTCTTTAAACAGTGCAAACCTCATCTTGCATATTGCAGCCAACTTTACGTGACGAAGTGTCTCATAGATAAAGATGTGATAGATTTTCTAAGTATGGTTCAAAAAAGAGTAATTCGAAAAGTTAAAAATGAGAGACTATTGAAACTAATGCCTGATGAAACAATGACAGTGACATGTGTTTTGAATTGTCGCCATATTTCATTTGTGACATCAGACCAGTTCTGGATTAGTgatacaaaatgcaaccttagcttgacaaacaaaaaaggtGATATTCTATGTGAACTGACTGATGTATGTAGTGGTGTTGGATTCCACACAGTAAACGATGAAAATGAATTACTTTATATAGATACAAGGAATAACATAAAAAAACTTTCAACGGATTTGAAAGCACCTACAATCTTTATGCAGACAAGTGATAGAACATGGGTACTTTTGTGCGTGTATTGGTCCTCGTTAACAGAAGAATTACTAGTTGGAATGCGTGGACACCTAAAGGATACATTCAAAGTGACCCGGTACAACCAAGATGGACAACTCAAAAACACAATTCAGTTCAATGACACAGAACAAAAACTGTGCCAATACCCTCGCTTTTTAACAGTAAACAACAATTTGGATGTTGTTGTGTCGGGGCCAGGTGCCGTTTTGGTGACAGATCATGGAGGAAGACATCGCTTCTCCTACACGGGACACCCTTCAGCATCAGCATTTTTCCCACAAGGGTTATGTACCGATGCATTGTCTCATATTCTAGTTTGTGAAACAAAAACTCACACAGTTCAGCTGATAGACGTGGATGGCAAGTTTTTGTTCCATCTTCTCATTAGACCCTCAGGGATATTTTATCCATACAACTTGAGATATGATGCCAAAACGCATCGTCTCTGGGTTatgtcatttaataaaatatatgtctaCAGGTATTTGACGCAAAAGGACATCTTGGCAG ATCACAATTCCGACAATACTAATGGGACTAACGCCCATAATCAAATCCAAGTTTCATCGACAGTAAAACCACAAGAAGAAAAGGGTAGTCTGAATGTGTTTAAACCTCCAAAACTTCATCATACGTTTTCAGTTGATGGTGCTGATAGATGTATACACATTTCTTTTGTGAAACCAGAAAATGCTTGGATCAGTGatcataaacataatatatTCTTTACAAACTCAAAAGGTGACAACCTACATCATGTGAAGCGCATAAGACGAAATCATGGAATACATACAGTAAACAACGACAATGAATTGATATATATCGATgatgaaaacaatattaaaaaactgTTAAAAGATAAGAAAGCTACTGTGATATTTCTAACAAAGAATTCTACGCTGCGACTATTATGCATTTACTGGTCCCAAGCCACTGACAGTTTACTAGTCGGGATGGGCCACAAACTCCCAAGGTACCAACAGAGGAAAGCAAACATGCAAGATAGCCAGGGGCTGAAAATATACAGGAAGTCAGATAGTTTAGTGTGCAACAATGTTACCCGGTACAACAAAACTGGAGAGGAAATTCAAATAATCCAATACGACTATAGAGGACAAGAAATGTATAGAAAACCTCTTTATATCACAGaaaacaacaatggggatgtcgtggtatCCGATAACAAGGAAGCTATCGTTGTGACGGATCGTGGAGGAAATTATCGTTTCACGTACACAGGTCACCCATCAGGGTCGGAACTATATCCTCGTGGG GTCACTGTAGTGGATATCCGTTTGAATCGGCAAGAATGA